CTCCCTGATCGATCCACCGCGTGGGAATTTGCGATTCCCGTGTTACACCAACTTTCACATCACCAGTATAAGCAAGATATACGATATGTGGCTTTAATTGGATGGATTGCTCAACTTCCAGATCACGTTCGCCAATGCCTAAATGAGCGGTAGATAATTCCGGACGGATAATGGTTTCACTTGCATATGGACTTTCGAAGAAACATTTTTTACAAAATCCCATTCGATAAATTTTTTCATCGCTGCCACAGCTTACACATTCATAACCGACATGTTTTAACTTCATACGTTTCCCAATCACTTGATTCACATTAATTAAATCATTTGATAAATTAAGGAAATACTGAATCGGTTTGTCGTTTTGGGTCGTCATTTTCAGGATTTGTCCGGCGAATTTCATTTATAATAATTTGCGTAAAAATAATCATTTGAATTTAATTAAATTTGTCTTCTGAAACAAAAGAAATGAATTATCTTGTCACCGGCGGCAGCGGTTTTATTGGGTCACATCTGGTGGAACATTTACTGAAAAATGGACATTCTGTCATTAACATTGACAATTTTGATGATTTTTATGATTATAAAATTAAAATCAAAAATACCTTAGAATCCGTCGGCAAAACGCTGGAGTTTTCATTTCACGATAAAGAGCTTGATATTCAAAAACTTATTTTCGAAACTTCGACAAAAAATCATCAACTTTATTATCAGGATATTCGAGATAAAGATGGTTTAGAGAAAATTTTCTCCAAACATAAAATTGATTTAGTCATTCACCTTGCGGCGTTAGCTGGGGTTCGACCTTCAATCGAGCGACCTTTGGATTATGAGGAGGTGAATATTAAAGGAACAATGAATTTATGGGAACTTGCGAAAGATTTTAAGATCACCAAATTCATTGCAGCCTCCAGTTCAAGTGTATATGGGAATAATAAAAAAATTCCTTTTTCAGAAGACGATGCCGTAGAACAACCTATTTCACCGTATGCAGCAACAAAAAGATGTGGCGAAATTCTGGGTCATGTGTATCACCATCTTTATCATATTGATATGATACATTTGCGATTCTTCACTGTTTATGGACCACGCCAACGACCGGATCTTGCCATTCATAAATTCACAGAACTGATCTCCGGAAATAAGGAAATACCTTTCTATGGCGATGGTAACACCGCTCGAGATTACACTTATATTGATGATATCATTGAAGGA
This DNA window, taken from Kaistella carnis, encodes the following:
- a CDS encoding DUF2797 domain-containing protein yields the protein MKFAGQILKMTTQNDKPIQYFLNLSNDLINVNQVIGKRMKLKHVGYECVSCGSDEKIYRMGFCKKCFFESPYASETIIRPELSTAHLGIGERDLEVEQSIQLKPHIVYLAYTGDVKVGVTRESQIPTRWIDQGATFALCIARTENRYEAGMIEVAMKEHLADKTHWRKMLEDDYEDDLDLADFREKIKHYFPHDFKNFYSGEEEIVKLDFPYEAPEKITSFTLDKKPEFEGILRGIKGQYLSFEGGEFINVRGHEGYVVELEITA
- a CDS encoding GDP-mannose 4,6-dehydratase, whose product is MNYLVTGGSGFIGSHLVEHLLKNGHSVINIDNFDDFYDYKIKIKNTLESVGKTLEFSFHDKELDIQKLIFETSTKNHQLYYQDIRDKDGLEKIFSKHKIDLVIHLAALAGVRPSIERPLDYEEVNIKGTMNLWELAKDFKITKFIAASSSSVYGNNKKIPFSEDDAVEQPISPYAATKRCGEILGHVYHHLYHIDMIHLRFFTVYGPRQRPDLAIHKFTELISGNKEIPFYGDGNTARDYTYIDDIIEGIQKSISYLQTHEKVYEIINLGESEVIHLNEMVETIENQLEKKSYKNRLPMQAGDVHKTNANILKAKTLIGYQPTTHFQNGIKKFVEWFLRKGS